From one Marinitoga sp. 1197 genomic stretch:
- a CDS encoding AAA family ATPase produces MKDQKFKKIEIRNYRGIEKLIIDDLADINIIFGSNNSGKTSMLEAIFAHSAGLNLGAFFNVIFPKRQSGNFSGTYDFGENILSLFYNYFEMFKKNNTLRFEIFSTYNNKMENKTFFEFKYSTLLSPFFGEQFEEKNLKVDENVLNKSFFGKMTIDLVNENGNIKKSFNIVLPPQYENAEILKSAVYHDILNHREPLSEVKIYGVLKRFNKLFEFVDKMKEIFPSIKNIDNIPLPDGTSKIYVDIGNEKIPLSLFGDGFRRLYYLLGNMVMYQNSIHLIEEIDSMFHPESIPILAKTLNDYCMEYKNQLFITSHNQEFIEVFLSSLKDKEEILKNNIRVFTLKEYEGKLKILKLNGVEALRNIKEFHLELR; encoded by the coding sequence TTGAAAGATCAAAAATTTAAGAAGATTGAAATTAGAAATTATAGAGGAATTGAAAAATTAATTATTGATGATTTAGCAGATATTAATATAATATTTGGAAGTAATAATTCAGGAAAGACTTCTATGCTTGAAGCAATATTTGCACATTCAGCAGGGCTAAATCTTGGAGCTTTCTTTAATGTCATTTTTCCCAAACGGCAGAGTGGGAATTTTTCAGGAACTTATGATTTCGGTGAAAATATATTAAGCCTTTTTTATAACTATTTTGAAATGTTTAAAAAAAATAATACTTTAAGGTTTGAAATATTTTCAACTTATAATAATAAAATGGAAAATAAAACTTTTTTTGAGTTCAAATATTCTACATTACTTTCACCTTTTTTTGGGGAACAATTTGAGGAGAAAAATTTGAAAGTAGATGAAAATGTATTGAACAAATCCTTTTTTGGTAAGATGACAATTGATTTAGTTAATGAGAATGGAAATATTAAAAAGAGCTTTAATATTGTTCTTCCACCTCAATATGAAAACGCTGAAATTTTAAAATCTGCAGTATATCATGATATTTTAAATCATAGAGAACCTCTTAGTGAAGTGAAAATATATGGTGTCCTTAAAAGATTTAATAAACTTTTTGAATTTGTTGATAAGATGAAAGAAATTTTTCCATCTATTAAAAATATTGACAATATTCCTTTACCTGATGGGACATCTAAAATTTATGTAGATATAGGAAATGAAAAGATTCCACTTTCTTTGTTTGGAGATGGCTTTAGAAGATTATATTATTTATTAGGAAATATGGTTATGTATCAAAATTCCATACATTTAATAGAAGAAATTGATTCGATGTTTCATCCGGAATCTATACCAATTTTAGCAAAAACGCTTAATGATTATTGTATGGAATATAAAAATCAATTGTTCATAACATCGCACAATCAGGAATTTATAGAAGTATTTTTATCTTCATTAAAAGATAAAGAAGAAATATTAAAGAATAATATAAGAGTTTTTACTCTAAAGGAATATGAAGGTAAGTTAAAAATATTAAAATTAAATGGAGTTGAGGCACTTAGAAATATTAAAGAATTTCATCTGGAGTTGAGATGA
- a CDS encoding ABC transporter substrate-binding protein: MKKLFLILVLFSSLILFAGTFYNPLGPTLLPAAGLYINKIPTLQTSYWRNIDQAQTLVLKEQADFIVLPVALGVELINKGAKYKLAGISLWKTFYLISSEEIKNIEDLKGKRIITLHGPGQTADVILKIIKKIKKIDFEIVYVTSGPEIIQLLASGKENIAVLPEPFVSLAEVKTKGKIKVQMDFQKVYASLFNLKDEKLPIAGIFVSNKKFKENPNFVKRVLDGYKTSANEFYKNNFEQALNYVYNIMQTMPKIVLQKAASRSKIFYTNDIKNITNIYLKNLYEYGAISKIPEDLYLDY; the protein is encoded by the coding sequence ATGAAAAAACTTTTTTTAATACTTGTTTTATTTTCAAGTTTAATATTATTTGCTGGTACTTTTTACAACCCTTTAGGTCCAACTTTATTGCCTGCAGCTGGGTTATATATCAATAAAATTCCAACGTTACAAACATCTTATTGGAGAAATATAGATCAGGCACAAACATTGGTGTTAAAAGAACAGGCAGATTTTATAGTGTTACCTGTAGCTTTAGGTGTTGAATTAATAAATAAAGGTGCAAAATATAAATTAGCAGGTATTTCACTATGGAAAACATTTTATTTAATTTCTTCTGAAGAGATAAAAAATATAGAAGATTTAAAAGGAAAAAGAATAATAACTCTTCATGGGCCAGGACAAACGGCGGATGTTATTTTAAAAATAATAAAAAAAATTAAGAAAATTGATTTTGAAATTGTATATGTAACAAGTGGTCCAGAGATAATACAGTTATTAGCTTCTGGAAAAGAGAATATAGCTGTGTTACCAGAACCTTTTGTATCTCTTGCAGAAGTTAAGACAAAAGGAAAAATAAAAGTTCAAATGGATTTTCAAAAAGTTTATGCATCATTATTTAATTTAAAGGATGAAAAATTACCAATTGCAGGAATTTTTGTTTCAAATAAAAAATTTAAAGAAAATCCAAATTTTGTAAAAAGGGTTTTAGATGGTTATAAAACGTCAGCAAATGAATTTTATAAAAACAATTTTGAACAGGCTTTAAATTATGTATATAATATTATGCAGACTATGCCAAAAATAGTTTTGCAAAAAGCCGCTTCGAGATCTAAAATTTTTTATACAAATGATATAAAAAATATAACAAATATTTATCTAAAAAATCTTTATGAATATGGTGCAATATCAAAAATACCAGAGGATTTATATCTAGATTATTGA
- a CDS encoding MFS transporter has product MTQKKLQIFIFINIFLLSIIVNSIPPLMTTLQESFNMSVGISSFIPFSRTVGNMIISFFGAFIIAILGLRSSLVIGVGFEVLGTALFIFSNNAYILILSMFFLGAAMGQSILALISMFDHLDEKYQKYGMFHAFFGFGGISGPLFISYVLKNNMNYKIPFIFYLLISILIEIFMLVKKVPENVKYKAFKLTEAIDILGRKFIIYMLLIFTLYSGTEIGVINWGANLFNDYFHFSKEQASIFISFFWITFTFGRLITDRLYKKLEMKITVLFVLFSIIDLILIFISGKYSPYFFSLLGFLLGPIFPATQKYLNANLSHREVGLISGMVSLSIGIGAAVIVPFMGFLGDYSIIYGYIVPIISMIFVLIISSGILKIKN; this is encoded by the coding sequence ATGACACAAAAAAAATTGCAAATATTTATTTTTATTAACATTTTTTTATTATCCATAATCGTTAATTCAATTCCACCTTTAATGACAACATTACAGGAAAGTTTTAATATGTCCGTTGGAATTTCTTCCTTTATTCCTTTTTCCAGAACTGTTGGTAATATGATAATTTCATTTTTTGGCGCATTTATTATTGCTATATTGGGACTCAGAAGCAGTCTTGTTATAGGGGTGGGATTTGAAGTTTTAGGAACAGCATTATTCATTTTTTCAAATAATGCATATATTCTTATATTATCAATGTTTTTTTTAGGAGCTGCTATGGGGCAAAGTATCCTAGCATTAATTTCAATGTTTGATCATCTCGATGAAAAATATCAAAAATATGGTATGTTTCATGCTTTTTTTGGTTTTGGAGGAATTTCTGGTCCTCTTTTTATATCCTATGTTTTAAAAAATAATATGAATTATAAAATACCTTTTATTTTTTATCTATTAATATCAATACTTATAGAAATTTTTATGCTGGTGAAAAAAGTTCCAGAAAATGTTAAATATAAAGCTTTTAAATTAACTGAAGCAATTGATATACTGGGAAGAAAATTTATTATTTATATGCTATTGATATTCACATTGTATTCAGGCACAGAAATCGGGGTTATAAACTGGGGAGCAAATTTATTTAATGATTACTTTCATTTTTCAAAAGAACAAGCTTCTATTTTCATAAGCTTTTTCTGGATAACATTTACCTTTGGAAGATTAATTACGGATAGATTATATAAAAAATTGGAAATGAAAATAACGGTATTATTTGTTTTATTTTCTATAATCGACTTAATATTAATTTTTATTTCCGGAAAATATTCTCCTTATTTTTTCTCACTACTTGGATTTTTATTGGGGCCAATTTTTCCTGCAACACAGAAATATTTAAATGCAAATTTATCTCATAGAGAGGTTGGGCTGATTTCAGGTATGGTTTCTTTAAGTATAGGCATTGGAGCTGCAGTAATAGTCCCTTTTATGGGATTCTTAGGAGACTATTCAATAATATATGGTTATATAGTCCCAATTATTTCCATGATTTTTGTATTAATTATATCTTCAGGAATATTAAAAATTAAAAATTAA
- a CDS encoding UDP-2,3-diacylglucosamine hydrolase, translating into MIILVKLYLSDLHIGNGNKKDDFKYDIELIKILENLNTDSNNELYIVGDGFEILQSYENNIKTNDVRDIIKSFDFQYIFNEIEEKHQNLIDAFRKFAKRNTIHYIVGNHDYYLLLDEKMKNYFKNFLGENVEVHPYYYDETWELFIIHGNQFDPLNRLTLTKNGKILPPYGELMEKFISKYFDNEILTVLPDEILMDYDNIEPKMDIFLWLEEIRNKYSIRLDLEYKWIDMFVKFVRSKESKEWLKENYPFIHFLSYLFVNKIGGIKIGESIVRTINYFRGAKKTNYLLKNVKKILYESRYIPKKYCVGYSDNDIIIPSKLQGIIMGHIHIPSYEIFPNNIGETFYCNLGSWKHTVRKTSVKNKTKFLKRTQISYFIVKESNKSLNTQFIIKDMI; encoded by the coding sequence GTGATAATATTGGTTAAGTTGTATTTAAGTGATTTGCATATAGGTAATGGAAACAAAAAAGATGATTTTAAATATGATATTGAGTTAATCAAAATTTTAGAAAACTTAAATACAGATTCAAATAATGAGTTGTATATTGTAGGAGACGGATTTGAAATTTTGCAATCTTACGAAAATAATATAAAAACAAATGATGTTAGAGATATAATTAAAAGTTTTGATTTTCAATATATATTTAACGAAATAGAAGAAAAACATCAAAATTTAATAGATGCATTTAGAAAATTTGCAAAGAGAAATACCATACATTATATTGTTGGAAATCATGATTATTATCTTTTGTTAGATGAAAAAATGAAAAATTATTTTAAAAATTTTTTAGGTGAAAATGTTGAAGTTCATCCATATTACTATGATGAAACCTGGGAATTATTTATAATACATGGAAATCAATTTGATCCTCTCAATAGATTAACATTAACTAAAAATGGGAAAATACTACCTCCATATGGTGAACTAATGGAAAAATTCATATCAAAATATTTTGATAATGAAATTCTAACAGTATTACCAGACGAAATTTTAATGGATTATGATAATATAGAACCCAAAATGGATATCTTTTTATGGCTTGAAGAAATTAGAAATAAATATTCTATAAGACTTGATCTTGAGTATAAATGGATTGATATGTTTGTTAAATTTGTTCGATCTAAAGAATCAAAAGAATGGTTGAAAGAAAATTATCCTTTTATACATTTTTTATCTTATTTATTTGTAAACAAGATAGGTGGTATAAAAATAGGAGAAAGTATCGTAAGAACAATAAATTATTTTAGAGGAGCAAAAAAGACAAATTATTTGTTAAAAAACGTAAAAAAAATCTTATATGAAAGTAGATATATTCCTAAAAAATATTGTGTTGGTTACTCTGATAATGATATTATAATTCCATCAAAATTGCAGGGGATAATAATGGGGCATATTCATATTCCGTCATATGAAATTTTTCCAAACAATATAGGGGAAACCTTTTATTGTAATTTAGGAAGCTGGAAACATACAGTAAGAAAAACATCTGTAAAAAATAAAACGAAATTCTTAAAAAGAACGCAGATAAGTTATTTTATAGTAAAAGAAAGTAACAAAAGCTTGAACACACAATTTATTATAAAAGATATGATATAA
- a CDS encoding AAA family ATPase: MALKKLSQYLYKHYGKKAILLIDEYDTPIQQSYLKGYYKKFIIFIGNILGGLTSKN; the protein is encoded by the coding sequence ATGGCATTAAAAAAACTATCGCAATACCTCTACAAACATTACGGCAAAAAAGCGATATTATTAATAGACGAATACGACACACCAATACAGCAATCATATTTAAAAGGATATTATAAAAAATTTATAATATTCATAGGTAATATATTGGGCGGCTTGACCTCCAAAAATTAG
- the ppdK gene encoding pyruvate, phosphate dikinase has protein sequence MEKKMVYFYGGGIAEGSAKLKNLLGGKGANLAEMAKMGLPVPAGFTITTEVCDYYWKHDRKFPETLEADVEAALKRLEEVSGKKFGDKDNPLLVSVRSGAAVSMPGMMDTILNLGLNDETVEALAKNTGNPRFAYDAYRRFIQMFGDVALGIPHHDFEEALTKVKEEKGVKSDIELEAEDFKKVVELYKEIYKKAGKEFPQDPKKQLWIAIEAVFGSWMNERAIKYRAINGIKEGELLGTAVNVVMMVFGNMGEDSGTGVCFTRDPNTGEKIKYGEYLPNAQGEDVVAGIRTPYPLEKLNEIMPDVYKQLTDIMDKLEHHYKDMQDIEFTVEKGKLYFLQTRTGKRTAKAAVKIAVDLVKEGLIDKATAVMRVTPDQIDKLLHPAFDENEIKKAQEIGEGLPASPGAATGKVVFSADEAEELAKEGTPVILVRPETSPEDVGGMNAAEGILTATGGMTSHAAVVARGMGKPAIVGADEIVIDESAKKFEARGVIVKDGDWISIDGTTGKVYLGKVKTIKPKGLEGEVAELLEFADEIRVLGVRANADIPRDANVARNFGAEGIGLCRTEHMFFEGDRIQKMRRMIVSKTVEQREAALEELLPLQKEDFKGLFEAMEGFPVTIRLLDPPLHEFLPNDEEQMKELAPQLGITVEELKEIVENLHEFNPMMGHRGVRLAITYPEVAVMQTKAIILAAIEMVKEGKKVKPEIMIPLVGTVNELKYLDKIVRETADKLIEEAGVDLDYKVGTMIEVPRGAITADEIAEVAEFFSFGTNDLTQMTLGFSRDDYGKFINDYIEKGIYEKDPFKHVDQTGVGRMVKIAKDYGRSVNPELKLGVCGEHGGDPESIEFFHKTQLDYVSCSPYRVPIARLAAAQAAVKFKRGKFVNYAD, from the coding sequence ATGGAAAAAAAGATGGTGTATTTTTACGGCGGTGGTATTGCCGAGGGTAGTGCAAAATTAAAGAACTTACTTGGAGGTAAAGGTGCAAACTTAGCAGAAATGGCAAAAATGGGGTTGCCTGTTCCAGCTGGTTTTACTATTACGACAGAAGTTTGTGATTATTATTGGAAACATGATAGAAAATTCCCAGAAACATTAGAAGCAGATGTTGAAGCTGCATTAAAAAGATTAGAAGAAGTATCAGGAAAAAAATTTGGAGATAAAGATAATCCATTATTAGTATCTGTAAGATCTGGTGCAGCTGTATCAATGCCAGGTATGATGGATACAATTTTAAACTTAGGTTTAAATGATGAAACAGTTGAAGCTTTAGCAAAAAATACAGGAAATCCAAGATTTGCATATGATGCATATAGAAGATTCATTCAAATGTTTGGTGATGTTGCATTAGGTATACCTCATCATGATTTTGAAGAAGCATTAACAAAAGTAAAAGAAGAAAAAGGTGTAAAATCAGATATTGAATTAGAAGCAGAAGACTTCAAAAAAGTTGTTGAATTATACAAAGAAATTTATAAAAAGGCAGGAAAAGAATTCCCTCAAGATCCTAAAAAACAATTATGGATTGCTATAGAAGCTGTTTTCGGAAGTTGGATGAATGAAAGGGCTATAAAATACAGAGCTATTAATGGTATTAAAGAAGGTGAATTGTTAGGTACAGCTGTTAACGTAGTTATGATGGTATTTGGTAATATGGGTGAAGATAGTGGAACAGGTGTATGTTTCACAAGAGATCCTAATACTGGAGAAAAAATAAAATATGGTGAATACTTACCAAATGCACAGGGTGAGGATGTTGTTGCAGGTATCAGAACACCATATCCATTGGAAAAATTAAATGAAATTATGCCAGATGTATATAAACAATTAACAGATATTATGGATAAATTAGAACATCATTACAAAGATATGCAGGATATAGAATTTACAGTGGAAAAAGGTAAATTATATTTCTTACAAACAAGAACAGGTAAAAGAACAGCTAAAGCTGCTGTGAAAATTGCCGTTGATTTAGTAAAAGAAGGTTTAATAGACAAAGCTACTGCTGTAATGAGAGTAACTCCTGATCAGATTGACAAATTATTGCACCCAGCATTTGACGAAAATGAAATCAAAAAGGCACAGGAAATAGGTGAAGGATTACCTGCATCACCAGGAGCAGCAACAGGTAAAGTTGTATTCAGTGCAGATGAAGCAGAAGAATTGGCAAAAGAAGGAACACCTGTTATTCTTGTAAGACCAGAAACAAGTCCTGAAGATGTTGGAGGTATGAATGCTGCTGAAGGTATATTAACAGCAACAGGTGGTATGACATCACATGCAGCAGTTGTTGCAAGAGGTATGGGAAAACCTGCTATTGTTGGTGCTGATGAGATAGTTATAGATGAGTCAGCAAAGAAATTTGAAGCAAGAGGCGTTATTGTAAAAGATGGAGACTGGATTTCAATAGATGGTACAACAGGAAAAGTTTATTTAGGAAAAGTAAAAACAATTAAACCAAAAGGATTAGAAGGCGAAGTAGCTGAACTATTAGAATTTGCTGATGAAATAAGAGTATTGGGAGTAAGAGCAAATGCTGATATCCCAAGAGATGCTAATGTTGCAAGAAATTTTGGTGCTGAAGGTATTGGATTATGTAGAACAGAACATATGTTCTTCGAAGGTGACAGAATCCAAAAAATGAGAAGAATGATAGTTTCAAAAACAGTTGAACAAAGAGAAGCAGCATTAGAAGAATTATTGCCATTACAAAAAGAAGATTTCAAAGGATTATTTGAAGCTATGGAAGGATTCCCTGTAACAATAAGATTATTAGATCCACCATTACATGAATTCTTACCGAATGATGAAGAACAAATGAAAGAATTAGCACCACAATTAGGAATTACAGTAGAAGAATTAAAAGAAATTGTAGAAAACCTACACGAATTTAACCCAATGATGGGTCACAGAGGCGTGAGGTTGGCTATCACATATCCAGAAGTTGCAGTAATGCAAACAAAAGCAATTATTTTAGCTGCTATTGAAATGGTTAAAGAAGGTAAAAAAGTAAAACCAGAAATTATGATTCCATTAGTAGGAACAGTAAATGAATTAAAATACTTAGATAAAATAGTAAGAGAAACTGCTGATAAATTAATTGAAGAAGCTGGTGTTGACTTAGATTACAAAGTGGGAACAATGATAGAAGTACCAAGAGGTGCAATAACAGCTGACGAAATTGCAGAAGTTGCAGAATTCTTCAGTTTTGGTACAAACGACTTAACACAAATGACATTAGGTTTCTCAAGAGATGATTATGGTAAATTCATCAACGATTACATTGAAAAAGGAATTTATGAAAAAGATCCATTCAAACACGTTGATCAAACAGGTGTTGGTAGAATGGTAAAAATTGCAAAAGATTATGGAAGATCAGTAAATCCAGAATTAAAATTAGGTGTTTGTGGTGAACACGGTGGAGATCCAGAATCAATTGAATTCTTCCATAAAACACAATTAGATTACGTAAGTTGTTCACCATACAGAGTTCCAATAGCAAGATTAGCAGCAGCACAAGCAGCAGTTAAATTCAAAAGAGGAAAATTTGTAAATTACGCTGACTAA
- a CDS encoding DUF3226 domain-containing protein — translation MNILIICEGNTDKHLIGFHLEKKENYKYQKRSEFFTIQLEKNQFQINLSNQENNITIVSVGGKTRIFSFFEKVKEYISQVRDKQKLINKIVIMIDRDEDSERDLLNMFNNKISNINTWEKMSISNQMFDEVDVDFFLLVIPPESNGAMERFVINSLKDKYDYIVDELEVCVDNISKKNKEFRNNERLKDKAKLGCVLSILSPEWSLDKLTEKMKQINWEELDKFNRVYSKIFK, via the coding sequence ATGAATATACTTATAATTTGTGAGGGAAATACAGATAAACATCTTATAGGTTTTCATTTAGAAAAGAAAGAAAATTATAAATATCAAAAAAGGTCTGAATTTTTTACAATCCAATTAGAGAAAAATCAATTTCAGATTAATTTGTCGAATCAAGAAAATAATATTACAATAGTTTCTGTGGGTGGAAAAACAAGAATTTTTAGTTTTTTTGAAAAAGTAAAAGAATATATATCTCAAGTTAGAGATAAACAAAAGTTAATTAATAAAATAGTTATTATGATTGATAGAGATGAGGATTCGGAGAGAGATTTGCTAAATATGTTTAATAACAAGATTAGCAATATTAATACATGGGAAAAAATGAGTATTTCTAATCAAATGTTTGATGAAGTAGATGTAGATTTTTTTCTTCTTGTCATTCCACCTGAATCGAATGGAGCAATGGAAAGATTTGTGATAAATTCTTTGAAAGATAAATATGATTATATTGTTGATGAATTAGAAGTTTGTGTAGATAATATAAGTAAAAAAAATAAAGAATTTCGTAATAATGAAAGACTTAAAGATAAAGCGAAACTTGGATGTGTTTTGTCGATTTTGTCTCCAGAATGGAGCCTTGACAAATTGACTGAAAAAATGAAACAGATAAATTGGGAAGAACTTGATAAGTTTAATAGAGTATATTCGAAAATATTTAAATAA
- a CDS encoding NAD(P)H-dependent glycerol-3-phosphate dehydrogenase, with protein MNIGIIGSGSWGTAISKVLLNNGHNVKIWTREEKILKALKDGENPYYLPGISIPRNIKPLLNINEVMKNSEVIVLAIPTQAIREVALQIKPFYENQIIVNLAKGLEIYSQKRISEILNEVIGDIQYVVLSGPSHAEEVARDVPTSIVAASNDLKIAKIVQKIFSNISFRVYTNEDVVGVELGGAIKNVIAIAAGVIDGIGGWDNSKAALITRGLAEIIRYGEKKGAKKETFMGLAGLGDLIVTCNSQHSRNRYVGEMIGRGKKLNEIIEHMNMVAEGIYTVKALYDEIKRLNIDMPITEKTYEVLYLNKNPKKAIHELMKRELKEEN; from the coding sequence ATGAATATAGGAATAATTGGTTCTGGTAGTTGGGGAACTGCAATATCGAAAGTATTGTTAAATAATGGACATAATGTAAAAATATGGACAAGAGAAGAAAAGATACTTAAAGCATTAAAAGATGGAGAAAATCCATATTATTTACCCGGCATATCAATTCCAAGAAATATAAAACCTTTATTGAATATAAATGAAGTTATGAAAAATTCTGAAGTAATTGTGTTAGCAATACCAACCCAGGCAATTCGAGAAGTTGCATTGCAGATAAAGCCTTTTTATGAAAATCAAATTATAGTTAATTTAGCAAAAGGTTTAGAAATTTATTCTCAAAAAAGAATTAGTGAAATTTTAAATGAAGTAATTGGAGACATTCAATATGTAGTGTTAAGCGGTCCCAGTCATGCTGAAGAAGTAGCAAGAGATGTTCCTACAAGTATTGTTGCTGCATCCAATGATTTAAAAATAGCAAAAATTGTTCAAAAAATATTTAGTAACATTTCTTTTAGAGTATATACTAATGAAGATGTTGTTGGTGTTGAGTTAGGTGGAGCTATTAAAAATGTTATTGCAATTGCAGCAGGAGTTATTGACGGAATAGGTGGATGGGATAATTCCAAAGCAGCGTTGATAACAAGAGGGCTTGCGGAAATAATTAGATATGGTGAAAAAAAAGGAGCTAAAAAAGAAACTTTTATGGGATTAGCAGGTTTAGGTGATCTTATAGTTACATGTAATAGTCAACATAGTAGAAATAGATATGTTGGTGAAATGATTGGACGAGGTAAAAAATTAAATGAAATAATAGAACACATGAATATGGTGGCAGAGGGTATATATACTGTTAAAGCGTTATATGATGAAATAAAAAGGTTAAATATAGATATGCCCATAACAGAAAAAACTTATGAGGTATTATATTTAAACAAAAATCCTAAAAAAGCCATTCATGAATTAATGAAAAGAGAATTAAAAGAAGAAAATTAG
- a CDS encoding AAA family ATPase: protein MKKLKRLPIGDSDFKTVIEDNAYYIDKSMLTKEIITGGRVILITRPRRFGKTLNMSMLKYFFRNDQDNKHLYKNLKIYKEKEIIEKYLINFL, encoded by the coding sequence ATGAAAAAATTGAAACGATTGCCAATAGGAGACAGTGATTTTAAAACAGTAATAGAAGATAATGCATACTATATAGATAAAAGCATGTTAACAAAAGAAATAATAACAGGGGGTAGAGTAATACTAATAACCCGGCCAAGGAGATTTGGAAAAACATTAAACATGAGCATGTTAAAATACTTCTTCAGAAACGATCAAGATAACAAACATCTATATAAAAACTTAAAAATATACAAAGAAAAAGAGATAATAGAAAAGTATTTAATAAATTTCCTGTAA
- a CDS encoding shikimate dehydrogenase family protein codes for MIELKFGIVQYPKKISLSEKIYNKYFTYMDIHAIYEGINIKPEDFDKKINTIISNYYGLNITIPYKEKIFKYINPSDDATFLGAVNTIYNNRGYNTDWVGFLNSIKNEDLNGNILVLGAGGASKAVLYGLYKLGIDRLVLINRTYEKAIKLKKLFDKKINIRVKPFDKLNDEIYKTSIFINTTSIGMFGESIPIDLNKNLKLVYDVIYIHTPLQKVFEKAQIKVINGRKMWYYQAIENLKIWGLYNKEIFDLIFNF; via the coding sequence GTGATTGAATTAAAATTCGGTATTGTACAATATCCAAAAAAAATAAGTTTGTCAGAAAAAATATATAATAAATATTTCACATATATGGATATACATGCGATATATGAAGGAATCAATATTAAACCAGAAGATTTTGATAAAAAAATAAATACAATAATATCAAATTATTATGGGCTTAACATTACAATTCCTTATAAAGAAAAAATTTTTAAATATATAAATCCATCTGATGATGCAACATTTCTTGGTGCAGTAAATACAATATATAACAATAGAGGATATAATACAGACTGGGTAGGTTTTTTAAATTCCATAAAAAATGAAGATTTAAATGGAAATATACTCGTTTTGGGTGCAGGAGGAGCATCTAAGGCTGTTTTATATGGTTTATATAAGCTTGGAATAGATAGATTAGTTTTGATAAATAGAACGTATGAAAAGGCTATAAAATTAAAAAAATTATTTGATAAAAAAATAAATATAAGAGTTAAGCCTTTTGATAAATTAAATGATGAAATATATAAAACATCTATATTTATAAACACCACATCAATAGGAATGTTCGGAGAGAGTATTCCTATTGATTTAAATAAAAATTTAAAGCTTGTATATGATGTGATATATATTCATACGCCTCTTCAAAAAGTTTTTGAAAAAGCGCAAATAAAGGTTATAAATGGGAGAAAAATGTGGTATTATCAGGCAATAGAAAATTTAAAAATATGGGGTTTATATAATAAAGAAATTTTTGATTTAATTTTTAATTTTTAA
- a CDS encoding MazG nucleotide pyrophosphohydrolase domain-containing protein, translating to MKKEFLKEFKKLCDIVQRNIEKCPWVKSINLNTMINEASSEIKEIEEALLSEDIDNLEEELGDLIYDAFLILKIAERDYNISSDKVIKRVVNKISNRKPWLFWKESISREEAAKIWLERKNAEKTGDNIG from the coding sequence ATGAAAAAAGAGTTTTTAAAAGAATTCAAAAAATTATGCGATATTGTTCAAAGAAACATTGAGAAATGTCCATGGGTAAAATCAATAAATTTAAATACTATGATAAATGAAGCCTCTTCTGAGATAAAAGAAATTGAAGAGGCTTTGCTAAGTGAAGATATTGATAATCTTGAAGAAGAATTAGGTGATCTAATTTATGATGCTTTTTTGATATTAAAAATTGCTGAAAGGGATTATAACATATCTTCAGATAAAGTTATAAAACGTGTAGTTAATAAAATATCCAACAGAAAGCCATGGTTATTCTGGAAAGAAAGTATTTCTCGCGAAGAGGCAGCAAAAATATGGTTAGAAAGAAAAAATGCAGAAAAAACAGGTGATAATATTGGTTAA